The Gasterosteus aculeatus chromosome 8, fGasAcu3.hap1.1, whole genome shotgun sequence genome has a window encoding:
- the erich3 gene encoding glutamate-rich protein 3 isoform X4 — MSHLNTGLISAYNSLTDRHLAGYFSNTRIRRHLQRAGLITRSGRIVPDKEYRHTLIQRAHQRHIRECLAQAIFHKVLEMERVHQIEIKRKLEEFARRERVHKIKVERPKRYEEDAIRILSPRPPTGAKCTPKQHSGPEGEHSESSESPGSSRPNTAPGKMQRPVRLKPIRSNSTAASLRRGSPGRLLRSSNENDRPPNRTMDKASRRRLTTAEVSHGVSPYCLPVINNFVTPVPPATKRKERGAKVTASGALRGRRLRPTTASSGPDLTEVSVSQKKNNKKFEKILDPPVLRSSVHQSKVRVDMIYFGKTVHLSHDLSDMRDEIKVFQQHCGGENLCVFRGRLSEGETFQFISRRHRGFPFSLTFFLSGLQVERLSSCCEFKHRKGPRLGGRHGHFGFRSVEGASPCYKCIIAMGLDKKPTPPPRRVKEDNKGGEESASSLGDAPRTETETAGGDEAAAHPEREARRSRAAETRAGEGTDAGEDKVRDDYEEDFEADDEGPPGVVEAKENKPSSPAGETGTQADEGDASETEDEERDEDMKSNSGSSSSESDREESDAEATKDRGEDERADGPREVHREDIVVPPGEMEDGPDGDEDSDARGSGRDSSGEEVHDTSDPAGSRDERGDYDTSGGRRGEETVDEEKREERERAKSVQEKLAEAILKESQCSSEPELSDTSTEEDESTHKGPEKDSKDAFAVNSVTLTEHQPALEEEMTCEEGVVGENKLLKDPDKTSEPKEHENETEQEPRENSDSTRDEKVEREKDKTPAENAEPEPTEYTALHPISEEAISEDPEASEPQEDAAAQSTEGEAAENNKENAAETGRGTKSGEEDESSVSEPDIKADGTDDAEAGAMATSETMEMKAEPSEEREALNYEEAPVIGAEESRRGDGEDGDAASETGVTAENSSSSCEWSGDAAVHRAADASGDVAKDESTKDDVKEEEASAAEDGKDVNKQRGGDLGEEQTEKTSVGIDEEMEEKRDEEEKQTNPVEKTGGESEKKGEDETEEEENDECKTEERIENQENISEWDKSDSNAEGNADEEQAEGDHSGDEAKVANEGMEEESEKSERDEGERRNKKDEEHSEEKGNKDEGESEEKKVATDEPAEGEEISEIPQESEKNADLDQDNVKTSDVNIAESAESPDREAAQGTETAEEVPNNAKEAEDVMKETEGGGDNREKEELDAENDEMSAGAEKSAREGPAQTEAEDDVNTTANTADGRTAEEPTAAPVASGDALQEREGDQVYVDVGQSEAVEEKGGVEKQDESTGNVSEPQASGSKVTEESKSEDQKDGDAKPEDNGNISDPGNQIGESDLMKTSDNQQRNVGEVVVASSADQVQSSPDTAADPDGSPYGLDESAAPSGARTDEQPPPDGGDAATTAADLSAADEDNGADTEEASKASEEGASVLLKPHKAQSNGEKEESEAAGSNAPQALARGDNADLVTNWVTVHQTAKYFETFVEPLEDLKESSPLEMERAPESAQREHAPQDETRDKSEGDTVVSNIESDHGEDGEPREGDRRRVDEKTETKDSTPKTESEGNDAKSASREDVRSEEHEGSGGSVEEEKVQGGVMQDTSERPGASQTEVESIAGSHRSVTSGGRESVRTKETTDDSGPEKATTVGEAKDLFPSSETGEHRERPAGPEGPSMPRETEPNDSEGTWGKSGEQSQEVTEITDFTSPKSDDGSQEGSRPEDGRCPSPDAATDGGKRDAQLIEDIRRTLSKDLLSTFSVDETTLGQSSRPLLTESRH; from the exons CCGGGCTCGTCTCGACCCAACACGGCTCCGGGGAAGATGCAGAGGCCGGTGCGCCTGAAGCCGATCCGCAGCAACAGCACGGCGGCGTCGCTGCGACGCGGCTCACCGGGCCGACTCCTGCGGTCGTCCAACGAGAACGACCGGCCGCCCAACCGCACC ATGGACAAGGCGTCCCGGAGACGACTGACCACGGCGGAGGTCTCCCATGGCGTCTCACCCTACTGCCTCCCGGTCATCAACAACTTTGTCACCCCGGTGCCTCCGGCCAccaagaggaaggagaggggggcaAAGGTCACCGCGAGCGGCGCGCTCAGAGGCCGCAGACTGCGTCCTACCACGGCGTCCAGCGGGCCCGACCTCACAGAGGTCTCCgtctctcaaaaaaaaaacaataagaaattTGAGAAGATCTTG GACCCCCCCGTGCTGAGGAGCTCTGTGCACCAGAGCAAAGTACGTGTGGACATGATTTACTTTGGCAAAACGGTGCATCTCTCCCACGACCTGAGCGACATGAGGGATGAGATCAAAGTGTTCCAGCAGCACTGCGGAGGAGAGAACCTCTGTGTTTTCAGGGGGCGGCTCAGCGAGGGAG AGACGTTCCAGTTCATTTCCAGGCGACACCGAGGTTTCCCATTCAGCTTGACGTTCTTCCTGAGCGGGCTGCAGGTGGAGCGGCTGAGCTCCTGCTGCGAGTTCAAACACAGGAAGGGCCCGAGACTCGGCGGCCGGCACGGACACTTTGGTTTCCGCAGCGTGGAGGGAGCTTCTCCCTGCTACAA GTGCATCATTGCGATGGGGTTGGACAagaagcccactcctccaccaAGGAGGGTCAAAGAAGACAACAAGGGCGGAGAGGAGTCGGCCTCCAGCCTCGGGGATGCTCCCCgcacggagacggagacggccGGGGGCGACGAGGCCGCGGCGCATCCCGAGCGCGAAGCGCGCCGATCGCGGGCCGCCGAGACTCGAGCGGGCGAGGGGACGGACGCCGGGGAGGACAAAGTCAGAGATG ATTATGAGGAAGACTTTGAAGCAGACGACGAGGGACCTCCGGGAGTCGTCGAGGCGAAAGAAAATAAACCTTCGTCTCCAGCCGGTGAAACTGGAACGCAAGCTGACGAGGGAGACGCCTCCGAGACTGAAGACGAGGAGAGAGATG AGGACATGAAGTCCAATTCGGGCTCCAGCTCCTCGGAGAGCGACCGGGAGGAGAGCGACGCGGAGGCCACCAAGGACCGCGGGGAGGACGAGAGAGCAGATGGGCCGAGAGAGGTCCACCGGGAGGACATTGTTGTCCCGCCGGGTGAGATGGAAGACGGACCAGATGGGGATGAAGACTCAGACGCGCGGGGCAGCGGTAGGGACAGCTCGGGGGAAGAGGTCCACGACACCAGCGACCCCGCAGGGAGCCGGGATGAGCGGGGCGACTACGACACCTCGGGGGGCCGACGGGGGGAGGAAACGGTAGATGAGGAGAAACGGGAGGAACGGGAGAGAG CCAAATCTGTGCAGGAGAAGCTGGCAGAAGCCATATTGAAGGAGTCCCAGTGCAGCTCGGAGCCCGAACTGAGCGACACCAGCACCGAGGAGGACGAGTCCACGCATAAAGGCCCTGAAAAGGACAGCAAGG ATGCATTTGCAGTGAATTCTGTGACACTTACAGAACACCAACCGGCGCTTGAAGAGGAGATGACATGTGAGGAAGGTGTTGTTGGTGAAAACAAACTGTTAAAGGATCCCGACAAGACGTCCGAACCAAAAGAGCACGAGAATGAAACTGAACAAGAGCCCCGGGAGAACAGTGACAGCACCAGAGATGAGAAGGTCGAAAgggaaaaagacaaaaccccagCAGAGAACGCTGAACCAGAGCCCACAGAATACACGGCTCTGCACCCGATATCTGAAGAGGCCATTAGTGAGGATCCCGAGGCTTCAGAACCTCAAGAAGATGCTGCCGCTCAATCCACTGAAGGGGAAgctgcagaaaacaacaaagaaaacgcTGCCGAGACGGGGCGAGGAACAAAAAGCGGCGAGGAGGATGAGTCATCGGTATCAGAGCCGGATATAAAGGCCGACGGGACTGATGATGCAGAGGCGGGGGCGATGGCGACGAGCGAGACAATGGAGATGAAAGCGGAGCCCTCGGAGGAGCGAGAGGCCCTCAACTATGAAGAGGCCCCTGTGATCGGCGCAGAGGAGAGTCGGCGGGGAGACGGCGAGGACGGAGACGCAGCATCAGAGACGGGAGTCACAGCGGAGAACTCAAGCAGTTCCTGTGAGTGGAGCGGAGACGCCGCGGTCCATAGAGCAGCGGATGCAAGTGGGGACGTCGCAAAAGACGAGAGCACCAAAGACGACGTTAAAGAGGAGGAAGCGTCGGCAGCGGAAGATGGAAAAGATGTAAATAAACAACGTGGCGGTGATCTGGGAGAGGAGCAGACAGAAAAAACCTCCGTTGGAATCgatgaggagatggaggagaaacgtgacgaggaagaaaagcaaacaaatccagTGGAGAAAACAGGAGGTGAAAGTGAAAAGAAGGGTGAAGatgagacagaagaagaagagaatgaTGAGTGTAAGACAGAAGAAAGGATAGAAAACCAGGAAAACATTTCCGAGTGGGATAAAAGTGACTCGAACGCTGAAGGAAATGCAGATGAAGAACAAGCTGAGGGAGACCACAGTGGAGACGAAGCCAAGGTTGCAAATGAAGGGATGGAAGAGGAATCGGAAAAGTCCGAGAGAGACGAAGGCGAAAGACGAAATAAAAAGGACGAGGAGCACTCTGAAGAAAAGGGA aacaaagatGAGGGAGAATCTGAAGAGAAAAAAGTTGCAACTGATGAGccggctgaaggagaagaaataTCTGAGATTCCACAGGAATCTGAGAAGAATGCAGACTTGGATCAGGATAATGTGAAAACATCTGATGTAAATATTGCAGAGTCAGCGGAATCCCCGGACCGGGAAGCAGCACAAGGGACAGAAACGGCTGAAGAGGTGCCAAATAATGCAAAGGAGGCTGAAGATGTTATGAAAGAAACCGAAGGAGGAGGCGACAACCGTGAAAAGGAAGAACTTGATGCTGAAAACGACGAAATGTCTGCCGGAGCAGAGAAGAGCGCCCGCGAGGGACCGGCCCAAACTGAGGCCGAGGATGACGTGAACACAACGGCGAACACCGCAGACGGGAGAACAGCCGAGGAACccacagcagcacctgtggcgtCTGGAGATGCTCTCCAAGAACGCGAAGGAGACCAAGTTTATGTGGATGTCGGACAAAGCGAGGCAGTGGAAGAGAAGGGCGGTGTGGAAAAGCAAGATGAATCCACCGGAAACGTCTCGGAGCCGCAGGCGTCCGGCTCTAAAGTAACAGAGGAGTCCAAATCGGAAGACCAAAAGGACGGTGACGCAAAACCGGAGGACAATGGCAACATTTCCGACCCTGGGAACCAAATTGGAGAGTCAGATTTGATGAAAACGAGCGACAACCAGCAGAGAAATGTCGGTGAGGTCGTGGTTGCTTCTTCGGCTGACCAGGTGCAATCTTCACCAGACACCGCTGCGGATCCAGACGGCTCACCGTACGGGTTAGACGAGTCCGCCGCGCCTTCTGGCGCTAGAACCGACGAGCAGCCGCCCCCTGACGGAGGAGACGCCGCCACCACCGCGGCAGACCTCTCCGCTGCCGACGAAGACAACGGAGCAGACACCGAGGAGGCGAGCAAGGCCTCGGAGGAAGGGGCGAGTGTTCTGCTCAAGCCTCACAAAGCACAAAGCAAcggggaaaaggaggagagcgAAGCGGCGGGGAGCAACGCTCCGCAGGCCTTGGCGAGAGGAGACAACGCGGATCTGGTCACAAACTGGGTGACCGTGCATCAGACGGCAAAGTACTTTGAGACGTTCGTCGAGCCCTTGGAGGACTTGAAGGAATCGAGTCCGCTCGAGATGGAGAGGGCGCCTGAAAGCGCACAGCGAGAGCACGCGCCACAAGATGAGACAAGGGACAAGAGCGAAGGGGACACTGTGGTGTCAAACATTGAGAGCGATCACGGCGAAGACGGCGAACCGCGTGAGGGAGACCGACGCCGAGTGGACGAGAAGACTGAGACGAAGGACTCGACCCCAAAAACAGAGAGCGAAGGGAACGATGCGAAGTCTGCGAGCAGGGAGGACGTGAGGTCGGAGGAGCACGAAGGAAGCGGGGGATctgtggaggaagagaaggtgCAAGGAGGTGTCATGCAGGACACCTCCGAGCGACCTGGTGCGTCTCAGACTGAAGTGGAGAGCATCGCGGGCTCTCATCGATCGGTCACCAGCGGAGGACGCGAGAGCGTCCGAACCAAAGAGACGACGGACGATAGTGGTCCAGAAAAGGCAACAACAGTTGGAGAGGCGAAGGATCTCTTCCCGTCATCAGAAACCGGGGAGCATCGCGAGCGTCCGGCCGGTCCGGAGGGGCCCTCCATGCCGAGAGAGACCGAACCCAACGATAGCGAAGGAACCTGGGGTAAAAGTGGCGAACAAAGTCAAGAAGTTACGGAAATAACGGATTTCACGTCGCCCAAGTCCGACGACGGAAGCCAGGAGGGGAGCCGGCCGGAAGACGGGAGATGTCCATCGCCGGACGCCGCCACCGACGGAGGCAAAAGAGACGCGCAGCTGATCGAAGACATCAGGCGCACTCTCAGTAAAGACCTGCTGAGCACCTTCTCGGTGGACGAAACCACGTTAGGTCAGAGTTCACGTCCTTTGCTTACGGAGAGCAGACATTAG
- the erich3 gene encoding glutamate-rich protein 3 isoform X3, translating into MSHLNTGLISAYNSLTDRHLAGYFSNTRIRRHLQRAGLITRSGRIVPDKEYRHTLIQRAHQRHIRECLAQAIFHKVLEMERVHQIEIKRKLEEFARRERVHKIKVERPKRYEEDAIRILSPRPPTGAKCTPKQHSGPEGEHSESSESPGSSRPNTAPGKMQRPVRLKPIRSNSTAASLRRGSPGRLLRSSNENDRPPNRTMDKASRRRLTTAEVSHGVSPYCLPVINNFVTPVPPATKRKERGAKVTASGALRGRRLRPTTASSGPDLTEDPPVLRSSVHQSKVRVDMIYFGKTVHLSHDLSDMRDEIKVFQQHCGGENLCVFRGRLSEGETFQFISRRHRGFPFSLTFFLSGLQVERLSSCCEFKHRKGPRLGGRHGHFGFRSVEGASPCYKCIIAMGLDKKPTPPPRRVKEDNKGGEESASSLGDAPRTETETAGGDEAAAHPEREARRSRAAETRAGEGTDAGEDKVRDDYEEDFEADDEGPPGVVEAKENKPSSPAGETGTQADEGDASETEDEERDEDMKSNSGSSSSESDREESDAEATKDRGEDERADGPREVHREDIVVPPGEMEDGPDGDEDSDARGSGRDSSGEEVHDTSDPAGSRDERGDYDTSGGRRGEETVDEEKREERERAKSVQEKLAEAILKESQCSSEPELSDTSTEEDESTHKGPEKDSKDAFAVNSVTLTEHQPALEEEMTCEEGVVGENKLLKDPDKTSEPKEHENETEQEPRENSDSTRDEKVEREKDKTPAENAEPEPTEYTALHPISEEAISEDPEASEPQEDAAAQSTEGEAAENNKENAAETGRGTKSGEEDESSVSEPDIKADGTDDAEAGAMATSETMEMKAEPSEEREALNYEEAPVIGAEESRRGDGEDGDAASETGVTAENSSSSCEWSGDAAVHRAADASGDVAKDESTKDDVKEEEASAAEDGKDVNKQRGGDLGEEQTEKTSVGIDEEMEEKRDEEEKQTNPVEKTGGESEKKGEDETEEEENDECKTEERIENQENISEWDKSDSNAEGNADEEQAEGDHSGDEAKVANEGMEEESEKSERDEGERRNKKDEEHSEEKGVATDETNDWEKMNADGEKDGEAEEEENKDEGESEEKKVATDEPAEGEEISEIPQESEKNADLDQDNVKTSDVNIAESAESPDREAAQGTETAEEVPNNAKEAEDVMKETEGGGDNREKEELDAENDEMSAGAEKSAREGPAQTEAEDDVNTTANTADGRTAEEPTAAPVASGDALQEREGDQVYVDVGQSEAVEEKGGVEKQDESTGNVSEPQASGSKVTEESKSEDQKDGDAKPEDNGNISDPGNQIGESDLMKTSDNQQRNVGEVVVASSADQVQSSPDTAADPDGSPYGLDESAAPSGARTDEQPPPDGGDAATTAADLSAADEDNGADTEEASKASEEGASVLLKPHKAQSNGEKEESEAAGSNAPQALARGDNADLVTNWVTVHQTAKYFETFVEPLEDLKESSPLEMERAPESAQREHAPQDETRDKSEGDTVVSNIESDHGEDGEPREGDRRRVDEKTETKDSTPKTESEGNDAKSASREDVRSEEHEGSGGSVEEEKVQGGVMQDTSERPGASQTEVESIAGSHRSVTSGGRESVRTKETTDDSGPEKATTVGEAKDLFPSSETGEHRERPAGPEGPSMPRETEPNDSEGTWGKSGEQSQEVTEITDFTSPKSDDGSQEGSRPEDGRCPSPDAATDGGKRDAQLIEDIRRTLSKDLLSTFSVDETTLGQSSRPLLTESRH; encoded by the exons CCGGGCTCGTCTCGACCCAACACGGCTCCGGGGAAGATGCAGAGGCCGGTGCGCCTGAAGCCGATCCGCAGCAACAGCACGGCGGCGTCGCTGCGACGCGGCTCACCGGGCCGACTCCTGCGGTCGTCCAACGAGAACGACCGGCCGCCCAACCGCACC ATGGACAAGGCGTCCCGGAGACGACTGACCACGGCGGAGGTCTCCCATGGCGTCTCACCCTACTGCCTCCCGGTCATCAACAACTTTGTCACCCCGGTGCCTCCGGCCAccaagaggaaggagaggggggcaAAGGTCACCGCGAGCGGCGCGCTCAGAGGCCGCAGACTGCGTCCTACCACGGCGTCCAGCGGGCCCGACCTCACAGAG GACCCCCCCGTGCTGAGGAGCTCTGTGCACCAGAGCAAAGTACGTGTGGACATGATTTACTTTGGCAAAACGGTGCATCTCTCCCACGACCTGAGCGACATGAGGGATGAGATCAAAGTGTTCCAGCAGCACTGCGGAGGAGAGAACCTCTGTGTTTTCAGGGGGCGGCTCAGCGAGGGAG AGACGTTCCAGTTCATTTCCAGGCGACACCGAGGTTTCCCATTCAGCTTGACGTTCTTCCTGAGCGGGCTGCAGGTGGAGCGGCTGAGCTCCTGCTGCGAGTTCAAACACAGGAAGGGCCCGAGACTCGGCGGCCGGCACGGACACTTTGGTTTCCGCAGCGTGGAGGGAGCTTCTCCCTGCTACAA GTGCATCATTGCGATGGGGTTGGACAagaagcccactcctccaccaAGGAGGGTCAAAGAAGACAACAAGGGCGGAGAGGAGTCGGCCTCCAGCCTCGGGGATGCTCCCCgcacggagacggagacggccGGGGGCGACGAGGCCGCGGCGCATCCCGAGCGCGAAGCGCGCCGATCGCGGGCCGCCGAGACTCGAGCGGGCGAGGGGACGGACGCCGGGGAGGACAAAGTCAGAGATG ATTATGAGGAAGACTTTGAAGCAGACGACGAGGGACCTCCGGGAGTCGTCGAGGCGAAAGAAAATAAACCTTCGTCTCCAGCCGGTGAAACTGGAACGCAAGCTGACGAGGGAGACGCCTCCGAGACTGAAGACGAGGAGAGAGATG AGGACATGAAGTCCAATTCGGGCTCCAGCTCCTCGGAGAGCGACCGGGAGGAGAGCGACGCGGAGGCCACCAAGGACCGCGGGGAGGACGAGAGAGCAGATGGGCCGAGAGAGGTCCACCGGGAGGACATTGTTGTCCCGCCGGGTGAGATGGAAGACGGACCAGATGGGGATGAAGACTCAGACGCGCGGGGCAGCGGTAGGGACAGCTCGGGGGAAGAGGTCCACGACACCAGCGACCCCGCAGGGAGCCGGGATGAGCGGGGCGACTACGACACCTCGGGGGGCCGACGGGGGGAGGAAACGGTAGATGAGGAGAAACGGGAGGAACGGGAGAGAG CCAAATCTGTGCAGGAGAAGCTGGCAGAAGCCATATTGAAGGAGTCCCAGTGCAGCTCGGAGCCCGAACTGAGCGACACCAGCACCGAGGAGGACGAGTCCACGCATAAAGGCCCTGAAAAGGACAGCAAGG ATGCATTTGCAGTGAATTCTGTGACACTTACAGAACACCAACCGGCGCTTGAAGAGGAGATGACATGTGAGGAAGGTGTTGTTGGTGAAAACAAACTGTTAAAGGATCCCGACAAGACGTCCGAACCAAAAGAGCACGAGAATGAAACTGAACAAGAGCCCCGGGAGAACAGTGACAGCACCAGAGATGAGAAGGTCGAAAgggaaaaagacaaaaccccagCAGAGAACGCTGAACCAGAGCCCACAGAATACACGGCTCTGCACCCGATATCTGAAGAGGCCATTAGTGAGGATCCCGAGGCTTCAGAACCTCAAGAAGATGCTGCCGCTCAATCCACTGAAGGGGAAgctgcagaaaacaacaaagaaaacgcTGCCGAGACGGGGCGAGGAACAAAAAGCGGCGAGGAGGATGAGTCATCGGTATCAGAGCCGGATATAAAGGCCGACGGGACTGATGATGCAGAGGCGGGGGCGATGGCGACGAGCGAGACAATGGAGATGAAAGCGGAGCCCTCGGAGGAGCGAGAGGCCCTCAACTATGAAGAGGCCCCTGTGATCGGCGCAGAGGAGAGTCGGCGGGGAGACGGCGAGGACGGAGACGCAGCATCAGAGACGGGAGTCACAGCGGAGAACTCAAGCAGTTCCTGTGAGTGGAGCGGAGACGCCGCGGTCCATAGAGCAGCGGATGCAAGTGGGGACGTCGCAAAAGACGAGAGCACCAAAGACGACGTTAAAGAGGAGGAAGCGTCGGCAGCGGAAGATGGAAAAGATGTAAATAAACAACGTGGCGGTGATCTGGGAGAGGAGCAGACAGAAAAAACCTCCGTTGGAATCgatgaggagatggaggagaaacgtgacgaggaagaaaagcaaacaaatccagTGGAGAAAACAGGAGGTGAAAGTGAAAAGAAGGGTGAAGatgagacagaagaagaagagaatgaTGAGTGTAAGACAGAAGAAAGGATAGAAAACCAGGAAAACATTTCCGAGTGGGATAAAAGTGACTCGAACGCTGAAGGAAATGCAGATGAAGAACAAGCTGAGGGAGACCACAGTGGAGACGAAGCCAAGGTTGCAAATGAAGGGATGGAAGAGGAATCGGAAAAGTCCGAGAGAGACGAAGGCGAAAGACGAAATAAAAAGGACGAGGAGCACTCTGAAGAAAAGGGAGTCGCAACTGATGAAACTAATGATTGGGAAAAGATGAATGCTGACGGAGAAAAGGACGGcgaagcagaagaggaggagaacaaagatGAGGGAGAATCTGAAGAGAAAAAAGTTGCAACTGATGAGccggctgaaggagaagaaataTCTGAGATTCCACAGGAATCTGAGAAGAATGCAGACTTGGATCAGGATAATGTGAAAACATCTGATGTAAATATTGCAGAGTCAGCGGAATCCCCGGACCGGGAAGCAGCACAAGGGACAGAAACGGCTGAAGAGGTGCCAAATAATGCAAAGGAGGCTGAAGATGTTATGAAAGAAACCGAAGGAGGAGGCGACAACCGTGAAAAGGAAGAACTTGATGCTGAAAACGACGAAATGTCTGCCGGAGCAGAGAAGAGCGCCCGCGAGGGACCGGCCCAAACTGAGGCCGAGGATGACGTGAACACAACGGCGAACACCGCAGACGGGAGAACAGCCGAGGAACccacagcagcacctgtggcgtCTGGAGATGCTCTCCAAGAACGCGAAGGAGACCAAGTTTATGTGGATGTCGGACAAAGCGAGGCAGTGGAAGAGAAGGGCGGTGTGGAAAAGCAAGATGAATCCACCGGAAACGTCTCGGAGCCGCAGGCGTCCGGCTCTAAAGTAACAGAGGAGTCCAAATCGGAAGACCAAAAGGACGGTGACGCAAAACCGGAGGACAATGGCAACATTTCCGACCCTGGGAACCAAATTGGAGAGTCAGATTTGATGAAAACGAGCGACAACCAGCAGAGAAATGTCGGTGAGGTCGTGGTTGCTTCTTCGGCTGACCAGGTGCAATCTTCACCAGACACCGCTGCGGATCCAGACGGCTCACCGTACGGGTTAGACGAGTCCGCCGCGCCTTCTGGCGCTAGAACCGACGAGCAGCCGCCCCCTGACGGAGGAGACGCCGCCACCACCGCGGCAGACCTCTCCGCTGCCGACGAAGACAACGGAGCAGACACCGAGGAGGCGAGCAAGGCCTCGGAGGAAGGGGCGAGTGTTCTGCTCAAGCCTCACAAAGCACAAAGCAAcggggaaaaggaggagagcgAAGCGGCGGGGAGCAACGCTCCGCAGGCCTTGGCGAGAGGAGACAACGCGGATCTGGTCACAAACTGGGTGACCGTGCATCAGACGGCAAAGTACTTTGAGACGTTCGTCGAGCCCTTGGAGGACTTGAAGGAATCGAGTCCGCTCGAGATGGAGAGGGCGCCTGAAAGCGCACAGCGAGAGCACGCGCCACAAGATGAGACAAGGGACAAGAGCGAAGGGGACACTGTGGTGTCAAACATTGAGAGCGATCACGGCGAAGACGGCGAACCGCGTGAGGGAGACCGACGCCGAGTGGACGAGAAGACTGAGACGAAGGACTCGACCCCAAAAACAGAGAGCGAAGGGAACGATGCGAAGTCTGCGAGCAGGGAGGACGTGAGGTCGGAGGAGCACGAAGGAAGCGGGGGATctgtggaggaagagaaggtgCAAGGAGGTGTCATGCAGGACACCTCCGAGCGACCTGGTGCGTCTCAGACTGAAGTGGAGAGCATCGCGGGCTCTCATCGATCGGTCACCAGCGGAGGACGCGAGAGCGTCCGAACCAAAGAGACGACGGACGATAGTGGTCCAGAAAAGGCAACAACAGTTGGAGAGGCGAAGGATCTCTTCCCGTCATCAGAAACCGGGGAGCATCGCGAGCGTCCGGCCGGTCCGGAGGGGCCCTCCATGCCGAGAGAGACCGAACCCAACGATAGCGAAGGAACCTGGGGTAAAAGTGGCGAACAAAGTCAAGAAGTTACGGAAATAACGGATTTCACGTCGCCCAAGTCCGACGACGGAAGCCAGGAGGGGAGCCGGCCGGAAGACGGGAGATGTCCATCGCCGGACGCCGCCACCGACGGAGGCAAAAGAGACGCGCAGCTGATCGAAGACATCAGGCGCACTCTCAGTAAAGACCTGCTGAGCACCTTCTCGGTGGACGAAACCACGTTAGGTCAGAGTTCACGTCCTTTGCTTACGGAGAGCAGACATTAG